A stretch of Amycolatopsis balhimycina FH 1894 DNA encodes these proteins:
- a CDS encoding phytoene/squalene synthase family protein — protein MTRRELDAAGIREPGLRSAYTWCRELNARHGRTYFLATRMLTPAQRPAIHALYGFARWLDDIVDEPEDDATPESLARRLHDVEARFLTDLAARASDDPLLTAVIDTAARYALPEAYFRAFFTSMRMDLTVTGYATRADLDGYVHGSAEVIGLQVLPVLGTVAPRDEAEPRAAALGKAFQLTNFLRDVAEDLARGRVYLPADELAAHGVDRDRLAWCARHGRADQPVRAAIRHQIAVTREVYAEARPGIAMLHPVSRPCVATAAALYGRILDRIEDAGHDVFAGRATVSRGRRLAVACGALARTRWARRRHPAPALPVAVS, from the coding sequence CGCCGCGAACTCGACGCCGCCGGCATCCGCGAACCGGGGCTGCGCTCGGCGTACACGTGGTGCCGCGAGCTCAACGCGCGCCACGGCCGGACGTACTTCCTCGCGACGCGGATGCTGACCCCGGCGCAGCGGCCGGCCATCCACGCGCTCTACGGCTTCGCCCGGTGGCTCGACGACATCGTCGACGAGCCCGAGGACGACGCCACTCCCGAATCGCTCGCCCGGCGCCTGCACGACGTCGAGGCACGCTTCCTCACCGATCTCGCCGCGCGTGCGAGCGACGACCCGCTGCTGACCGCCGTGATCGACACGGCCGCCCGGTACGCGTTGCCGGAGGCGTACTTCCGGGCCTTCTTCACGTCGATGCGGATGGACCTCACCGTCACCGGCTACGCCACCCGCGCCGACCTCGACGGCTACGTGCACGGCTCGGCCGAGGTGATCGGGCTGCAGGTGCTGCCGGTGCTCGGCACCGTCGCGCCCCGCGACGAGGCCGAACCGAGGGCCGCCGCGCTCGGCAAGGCGTTCCAGCTGACGAACTTCCTGCGCGACGTCGCCGAGGACCTGGCCCGCGGGCGCGTCTACCTGCCGGCCGACGAGCTGGCCGCGCACGGCGTGGACCGCGACCGGCTGGCGTGGTGTGCCCGGCACGGGCGGGCCGACCAGCCGGTCCGGGCCGCGATCCGGCACCAGATCGCCGTGACCCGCGAGGTGTACGCCGAGGCCCGGCCCGGGATCGCGATGCTGCACCCGGTTTCCCGCCCGTGCGTGGCCACGGCGGCGGCCTTGTACGGGCGGATCCTCGACCGGATCGAAGACGCCGGTCACGACGTCTTCGCCGGGCGCGCCACCGTGTCCCGCGGGCGGCGGCTGGCGGTCGCGTGCGGGGCGCTGGCGCGCACCCGGTGGGCCCGGCGGCGGCACCCGGCTCCGGCGCTTCCGGTGGCGGTGAGCTGA
- a CDS encoding lycopene cyclase domain-containing protein: MIPWGYTVPAVASVAVVVLAEVCLLRTGLFRRPGYWITMAVVTAFQIPVDGRLTELSDPIVRYAPEHITNWRFPWDIPVEDFLFGFALVTAVLLVWERAAPREERS; encoded by the coding sequence GTGATCCCGTGGGGCTACACCGTGCCCGCGGTCGCCTCGGTCGCCGTGGTCGTCCTCGCCGAGGTCTGCCTGCTGCGGACGGGGTTGTTCCGCCGTCCCGGCTACTGGATCACAATGGCCGTCGTGACCGCCTTCCAGATCCCGGTGGACGGCCGGCTGACCGAGCTGTCCGACCCGATCGTCCGGTACGCCCCGGAGCACATCACGAACTGGCGCTTCCCGTGGGACATCCCGGTCGAGGACTTCCTCTTCGGCTTCGCCCTGGTGACCGCCGTGCTGCTGGTGTGGGAACGGGCCGCGCCCCGCGAGGAGCGATCATGA
- a CDS encoding NAD(P)/FAD-dependent oxidoreductase: MNAMAKDVPWPRLPAAGRGTDRRIVTRPAPAGLADAGQLGSRPAAAVVGGGIAGLTAATGLAERGVTVTLFEREDHLGGRVGGWTDRLPDGTAVTMSRGFHAFFRQYYNLRSLLTRTDPRLDRLTPLADYPLLDAQGRTDTFAGLPRTPPWNALAFAWRSPTFTPRDLLRINGRGALPLATVSVPETYRRLDDIDAASFLEAINFPEAAKHLAFEVFSRSFFADPRELSAAELATMFHLYFLGSSEGLVFDVPTEPFPQALWDPLSGYLGDRRVTLRTGTAVASLERTPDGFAVTTADGTGQFDAVVLACDVAGLREIAAASPTVGSVEWRAAIAGLRTAPPFLVRRLWLDRPVAAARPPFLGTGSVPPLDNISLLDRYEGEARRWAVRTGGSVVELHAYAATTGDRLAKALDERLHEIYPETLDARVIGSISLWRADCPLFGVGDFARRPMVETPDPALVLAGDGVRIDLPVALMERAATTGWAAANTLLAGWGLAGHPVRSVPNRGRIGLLNRLAAGGR, from the coding sequence ATGAACGCGATGGCGAAGGATGTGCCCTGGCCGCGGCTGCCGGCCGCCGGCCGCGGCACCGACCGCCGGATCGTGACGCGGCCGGCCCCCGCGGGCCTGGCCGACGCCGGGCAGCTCGGCAGTCGCCCGGCCGCGGCGGTCGTCGGCGGGGGCATCGCGGGCCTCACCGCGGCGACCGGGCTGGCCGAGCGCGGGGTCACCGTGACGCTGTTCGAGCGGGAGGACCACCTGGGCGGGCGGGTCGGCGGCTGGACCGACCGGCTGCCCGACGGCACCGCGGTCACGATGAGCCGTGGCTTCCACGCCTTCTTCCGTCAGTACTACAACCTGCGGTCGCTGCTCACGCGCACCGATCCCCGGCTGGACCGGCTGACGCCGCTGGCCGACTACCCGCTGCTGGACGCCCAGGGGCGCACGGACACCTTCGCCGGTCTCCCCCGGACCCCGCCGTGGAACGCGCTCGCGTTCGCCTGGCGCAGCCCGACCTTCACCCCGCGGGACCTGCTGCGCATCAACGGCCGCGGCGCGCTGCCGCTGGCGACGGTCAGCGTCCCGGAGACCTACCGCCGGCTCGACGACATCGACGCGGCGAGCTTCCTCGAAGCGATCAACTTCCCGGAAGCCGCGAAGCACCTGGCATTCGAGGTCTTCTCCCGGAGCTTCTTCGCCGATCCCCGGGAGCTGTCCGCGGCGGAGCTGGCGACCATGTTCCACCTGTACTTCCTGGGCTCCAGCGAGGGTCTCGTGTTCGACGTACCCACCGAGCCGTTCCCCCAGGCGCTGTGGGACCCGCTGTCCGGCTACCTCGGCGATCGCCGGGTGACCCTCCGGACCGGCACCGCGGTGGCGTCGCTCGAACGCACTCCTGACGGCTTCGCGGTCACGACCGCGGACGGCACCGGGCAGTTCGACGCCGTCGTGCTCGCCTGCGACGTGGCAGGACTGCGCGAGATCGCCGCCGCGTCGCCCACGGTCGGCAGTGTCGAGTGGCGAGCCGCCATCGCCGGGTTGCGCACGGCACCGCCGTTCCTCGTCCGCCGGCTCTGGCTCGACCGGCCCGTGGCCGCCGCCCGGCCGCCGTTCCTGGGCACCGGGAGCGTGCCGCCGCTGGACAACATCAGCCTGCTCGACCGCTACGAGGGCGAGGCGCGGCGGTGGGCGGTCCGCACGGGCGGGTCGGTCGTCGAACTGCACGCATACGCGGCCACGACCGGGGATCGCCTGGCGAAAGCCCTGGACGAACGGCTGCACGAGATCTACCCCGAAACCCTCGACGCGCGCGTCATCGGTTCGATCTCGCTGTGGCGTGCGGACTGCCCGCTCTTCGGGGTGGGTGACTTCGCGCGGCGGCCGATGGTCGAAACGCCGGATCCGGCGCTGGTGCTGGCCGGCGACGGCGTGCGGATCGACCTCCCGGTCGCGCTGATGGAACGGGCGGCCACCACCGGCTGGGCCGCCGCCAACACGCTCCTCGCGGGCTGGGGCCTCGCCGGGCACCCGGTGCGCTCGGTCCCCAACCGGGGCCGGATCGGCCTGCTGAACCGGCTCGCCGCGGGCGGCCGGTGA
- a CDS encoding NAD(P)/FAD-dependent oxidoreductase: MARHETDVVIAGAGLAGLAAAVTLHRAGVPCAVLEASDDVGGRVRTDVVDGFRLDRGFQVLNPAYPAIRRLVDVEALRLGRFWRAVRVAGDDRVALLGNPIDTPKAVRDIVARRYFSAKDLAALGALSARVAAGPVHGILDRDDRTTLDELRRAGLSERAVETVLRPFLSGVFLESGLTTSSRFFQLVWRSFLRSAPSLPALGMGELPRQLARSLPAVRKNTPVEAVRPGVVRTATGDTWTARAVVVATDGSTAARLAGVAEPKWNSGTTWYFAPPRSPLREPVIVIDARGGPVASTSVVSEVCPTYAPPGAALVSASALTTLPVTDVRRALGRMYRTDAARWPLVGRYEIARGLPAMPPPHDIRREVRLGDGLYVCGDHRDTSSLQGALASGRRAARAVLADLGS, from the coding sequence ATGGCGCGCCACGAGACGGACGTCGTCATCGCCGGCGCGGGCCTCGCCGGCCTGGCCGCCGCCGTGACGCTGCACCGGGCCGGAGTGCCGTGCGCGGTGCTGGAAGCGTCCGACGACGTCGGCGGCCGGGTCCGCACCGACGTCGTCGACGGCTTCCGCCTCGACCGCGGGTTCCAGGTCCTCAACCCGGCCTACCCGGCGATCCGGCGCCTGGTGGACGTCGAAGCCCTGCGGCTGGGCCGGTTCTGGCGCGCGGTCCGGGTGGCCGGCGACGACCGCGTCGCGCTGCTCGGCAACCCGATCGACACGCCCAAAGCGGTGCGCGACATCGTGGCCCGGCGCTATTTCTCGGCGAAGGACCTCGCCGCGCTCGGAGCGCTGTCCGCCCGCGTCGCCGCGGGGCCGGTCCACGGGATCCTCGACCGCGACGACCGCACGACGCTGGACGAACTGCGCCGCGCGGGGTTGTCCGAGCGGGCGGTGGAGACCGTGCTGCGGCCGTTCCTGTCGGGCGTGTTCCTGGAAAGCGGGCTGACGACGTCCTCGCGCTTCTTCCAGCTGGTGTGGCGCAGCTTCCTGCGCTCGGCGCCGTCGCTGCCGGCACTCGGGATGGGCGAGCTGCCCCGGCAGCTGGCCCGTTCGCTGCCGGCCGTTCGCAAGAACACGCCCGTCGAGGCGGTCCGGCCGGGCGTCGTCCGCACCGCCACCGGAGACACCTGGACGGCCCGCGCGGTCGTCGTCGCGACGGACGGCTCCACGGCCGCCCGGCTCGCCGGTGTGGCGGAGCCGAAGTGGAACAGCGGGACGACGTGGTACTTCGCCCCGCCGCGGTCGCCGTTGCGCGAACCGGTCATCGTGATCGACGCCCGCGGCGGCCCGGTCGCGAGTACGAGCGTGGTCAGTGAGGTGTGCCCGACGTACGCGCCGCCCGGCGCCGCGCTGGTGAGCGCGTCGGCGCTGACCACGTTGCCGGTGACCGACGTGCGCCGGGCGCTGGGCCGGATGTACCGCACGGACGCGGCCCGCTGGCCGCTGGTGGGCCGGTACGAGATCGCCCGCGGCCTTCCGGCGATGCCGCCCCCGCACGACATCCGCCGCGAGGTCCGGCTGGGCGACGGACTCTACGTGTGCGGCGACCACCGGGACACGAGTTCGCTGCAAGGCGCCCTGGCTTCCGGCCGCCGGGCGGCTCGCGCGGTGCTCGCCGATCTCGGCTCCTGA
- a CDS encoding 3-oxoacyl-[acyl-carrier-protein] synthase III C-terminal domain-containing protein yields the protein MIALAASAWYLPETSLAVSELPSLSEAERAICAALGIDRVPADDTLTAADLAARAGRRALAAAGLDAHDVDVVLTVEPRAPQTLVSSEATRLQEMLGAGRAMAFSVGGLGCASLTPALLAASGLLRADPDLANVLVLHGSKPATPGRYRHPVTVNGDSGGALLLGRSGAVRIRDILLETNGAYADLFHVEYRDEPYPRWREECTDQATYSFRLAVETRNRLRSLVTRLLDRNGLGPADITCYLTQNLSTAAFRSWSEAIGAPISPVCPENLARYGHLGPNDVFFNLSSAREQGQFTDGDRAVLLNISPAAAWSALLVTTGGGMDTAREL from the coding sequence GTGATCGCGCTGGCCGCGTCGGCGTGGTACCTGCCGGAGACGTCGTTGGCCGTCTCCGAGCTGCCCTCGCTGTCCGAGGCCGAACGCGCCATTTGCGCCGCGCTGGGCATCGACCGGGTGCCCGCCGACGACACGCTCACCGCGGCCGACCTCGCCGCCCGTGCGGGCCGGCGCGCGCTCGCCGCCGCCGGCCTCGACGCCCACGACGTCGACGTCGTCCTGACGGTGGAGCCAAGGGCACCGCAGACGCTGGTCAGCTCGGAAGCCACCCGGCTGCAGGAGATGCTGGGCGCCGGGCGGGCGATGGCGTTTTCGGTCGGCGGCCTCGGCTGCGCGTCGCTCACCCCGGCCCTGCTCGCCGCGAGCGGGCTGCTGCGCGCCGACCCGGACCTGGCGAACGTGCTGGTGCTGCACGGGAGCAAGCCGGCGACCCCAGGCCGGTACCGCCACCCCGTCACGGTCAACGGCGACAGCGGCGGCGCGCTGCTGCTGGGCCGCAGCGGCGCGGTCCGGATCCGGGACATCCTGCTGGAGACGAACGGCGCCTACGCGGACCTGTTCCACGTCGAGTACCGCGACGAGCCGTACCCACGCTGGCGGGAGGAATGCACCGACCAGGCCACGTATTCGTTCCGGCTGGCGGTCGAGACCCGCAACCGGCTGCGATCCCTGGTCACCCGCCTCCTGGATCGCAACGGCCTCGGCCCGGCCGACATCACGTGCTACCTGACGCAGAACCTGTCGACGGCCGCGTTCCGAAGCTGGTCGGAAGCGATCGGCGCGCCGATTTCCCCGGTGTGCCCTGAGAATCTCGCCCGCTACGGCCACCTCGGCCCCAACGACGTGTTCTTCAACCTGTCGAGTGCGCGCGAGCAAGGGCAGTTCACCGACGGCGACCGCGCGGTGCTGCTCAACATCAGCCCGGCGGCGGCCTGGAGCGCCCTGCTGGTCACCACCGGCGGCGGCATGGACACGGCCCGCGAACTGTGA
- a CDS encoding condensation domain-containing protein — protein sequence MRNDDVAIIGVSALLPGAHGLDAVHELLAEGRDAVGQPDLERLRDNGFPVDAEYLPMGYLDRIDRFDHRFFGVPPAEAAWMDPHQRLILQLAHEALENACYAPQALRGTRTAVVLGDARSDYEELFEEEDPQQILGILGASMAARISYRHDFTGPALVLDTACSGSLVAIAHAVSLLRGGAAELALAGGISVRPLPIREAGHIPVRGVESPEGRCRPFDEKATGAVGGEGGGIVVLKPLPAALADGDHVHAVLKGVAVNHNGYRMASMSAPSREGQTEVITAAWRDAGVDPATLGYVECHGSATPLGDVVEVEALRQAFLDARVTGPGCAIGSIKGNIGHLDNAAGLAGLIKVLLSVRRGVRYPTAHFETPNPLIDFSGPVRVNPAFGPWDGEGPRRAGLSSFGLTGTNVHAVVEEPPPASLPAEPAGTAQLVTVSAKTASALTRYRDRLAEFAEASGQGVLAIGHAMNRGRDDHPFRVAVVADEPGGLAAALRSAAVPDTPAADDPPVVLLFSGDGGVEPDVWRELCAEWPVLGDDPLPEEPGPRLVAVHHALHRLARSLGIPGTHLVGSGAGNLSVRIARGELSLVDGLAAAADRPVGPGLDSGRLAEAVRGFARDGAVLVELGAGGVLSRSMRRLAPELGCIELIAGAGRRAVLRQLASLYRLGVRLDWDRHYDGVAVPRIEAPTYPFEGVRCWCRPPGAPSVSRRARVPEPVAVPHEDTERRIAEIWARALGEDGLGPESDYFSLGGTSIAAITALRTMERDFGVDLTFADLYAHPTVRAFAARVEAVRAERGPSAEVTAVAVLPRGGPLPLSFGQEQLWYLDRLNPGSALYNIPHDLRLSGPLDEAALAGAVDDLVARHEILRTRIPSEDGVPFVRLVESAPRLVVRDLSTLPELDRHEAAQELTALEAVRPFDLATGPLMRVTLLRLAEDDHVLVWTYHHIVFDGWSPTVFFRDFSELYRARLAGREPELPELPFQYADFAAWQRERLTGETLERGLEFWRTELAGPPVAELPLDRPRPAVQTFDGDLVEFTVDATAAEAARRFSREHGVTTFVTMLALVDALLHRWAGLTDVVVGVGTSGRTHPATHDLIGYFNNLPPFRTRVDGSLSFTDLVRRCADTVAKVLDHEEIPLEKIVSAVCGPREPGRQPLFDVAYTYQNVLQDTAELGGLGCSQYSDGGRIAGIAPGTAKFDLTVGVVDQQDGPMDGYFEYATALFDRETAAALARLLPGLLDALLREPAVPIGTVPLGAVPRPATTPRSSEPTMTPPSLVDSDTLGHAERVLTALCADLLTDHPVSPKDNFFDLGGDSVLGVRVAARAAKEGVHFTPQQLLQCRTLGELARAAVVDGPAAQPVPVSTMPVSAAPEPVRAIPPTPIMHSFLHRLPDEAGDFVDVHTVETTPEVGAAAIRTAVGHLLAMHEPLRYRLRRNALGTRLEVGTMTVTDVFDAVVLPPLSEDEELAIVMDDCQTLKAEMDPARGPLFRVRHYDRGRARGGLLVLLVNHFVFDNMSTVVVLDDLDVLLADLTAGRTPDPAPRPPRWREWAEHLRAMATSDELAGELTYWTATLRAGAAAGTIGSPPGDDITARTLEHPELARLLAAGAAHGREAALCAVACGLARWQDAPSAFVMTEGESTPNPFRLAGRGPSVGWFTTLHPLVLPVGRGTTARDCLPEITDRLRSVPNDGVGYGMLRHLSPDSPGTARLRALDEPDVLVLHGPSDTSAFDSGVRLLRTRWDLSLSLKRAVASWFPLVVTTAVREGALRLAVAGGVGQDRMDALADEILGAFEELPYAANA from the coding sequence GTGCGCAACGACGACGTGGCGATCATCGGGGTGTCCGCCCTGCTCCCGGGCGCCCACGGGCTGGACGCCGTGCACGAGCTGCTCGCCGAGGGCCGCGACGCCGTCGGGCAGCCGGACCTGGAACGGTTGCGGGACAACGGCTTTCCGGTGGACGCCGAGTACCTGCCGATGGGCTACCTCGACCGGATCGACCGGTTCGACCACCGGTTCTTCGGGGTGCCGCCGGCCGAGGCCGCGTGGATGGACCCGCACCAGCGGCTGATCCTGCAGCTGGCCCACGAGGCCCTCGAGAACGCGTGCTACGCGCCCCAGGCGTTGCGGGGAACGCGCACCGCGGTCGTCCTCGGGGACGCCCGCTCGGACTACGAAGAGCTCTTCGAAGAGGAAGACCCGCAGCAGATCCTGGGCATCCTGGGTGCTTCGATGGCGGCCCGGATCAGCTACCGCCACGACTTCACCGGGCCCGCGCTCGTCCTCGACACGGCGTGCAGCGGCAGCCTGGTCGCGATCGCCCACGCCGTCTCCCTGCTGCGCGGCGGGGCCGCGGAACTGGCACTGGCGGGCGGCATCAGCGTGCGGCCGCTGCCGATCCGGGAGGCCGGGCACATCCCGGTCCGCGGCGTCGAGTCGCCCGAGGGCCGGTGCCGCCCGTTCGACGAGAAGGCCACCGGCGCGGTCGGCGGCGAAGGCGGCGGGATCGTCGTGCTCAAACCCCTGCCCGCCGCGCTCGCCGACGGCGACCACGTGCACGCGGTGCTGAAGGGCGTCGCCGTCAACCACAACGGCTACCGGATGGCCAGCATGAGCGCGCCGAGCCGGGAAGGCCAGACCGAAGTGATCACCGCGGCCTGGCGCGACGCCGGCGTCGACCCGGCCACACTCGGGTACGTCGAGTGCCACGGCTCGGCCACGCCGCTCGGCGACGTCGTCGAGGTCGAGGCCCTGCGCCAGGCGTTCCTCGACGCGCGCGTCACCGGCCCGGGCTGCGCGATCGGCTCGATCAAGGGCAACATCGGGCACCTGGACAACGCCGCCGGCCTGGCCGGGCTGATCAAGGTGCTGCTCAGCGTGCGACGCGGCGTCCGCTACCCGACCGCGCACTTCGAGACGCCCAACCCGCTGATCGACTTCAGCGGCCCGGTGCGGGTCAACCCCGCCTTCGGCCCGTGGGACGGCGAAGGGCCGCGGCGCGCGGGCCTCAGCTCGTTCGGGCTGACCGGGACCAACGTGCACGCCGTCGTGGAGGAGCCCCCGCCGGCCTCGCTGCCTGCCGAACCCGCCGGGACCGCCCAGCTGGTCACGGTTTCGGCCAAGACGGCGTCCGCGCTCACCCGCTACCGCGACCGGCTCGCCGAGTTCGCCGAAGCGAGCGGGCAGGGCGTGCTCGCCATCGGCCACGCGATGAACCGGGGCCGCGACGACCACCCGTTCCGCGTCGCCGTGGTCGCCGATGAACCCGGCGGCCTCGCCGCGGCCCTGCGATCGGCCGCCGTTCCGGACACGCCCGCCGCGGACGACCCGCCGGTGGTGCTGCTCTTCTCCGGCGACGGCGGCGTCGAACCCGACGTCTGGCGCGAGCTGTGCGCCGAGTGGCCGGTCCTGGGCGACGACCCGCTGCCCGAGGAGCCGGGACCGCGGCTGGTCGCCGTCCACCACGCCCTCCACCGGCTGGCTCGGTCGCTGGGCATCCCCGGCACCCACCTCGTCGGTTCGGGCGCGGGCAACCTGTCGGTGCGGATCGCGCGCGGCGAACTGTCCCTTGTGGACGGACTGGCGGCCGCGGCGGACCGGCCCGTCGGTCCCGGGCTCGACTCCGGACGGCTGGCCGAGGCGGTGCGCGGGTTCGCCCGCGACGGCGCGGTGCTGGTCGAGCTGGGCGCCGGCGGCGTCCTGTCGCGGAGCATGCGCCGCCTGGCCCCCGAGCTCGGCTGCATCGAGCTGATCGCCGGTGCCGGACGGCGGGCCGTGCTGCGGCAGCTCGCGTCGCTCTACCGGCTCGGCGTCCGGCTCGACTGGGACCGCCACTACGACGGCGTGGCCGTGCCCAGGATCGAGGCGCCGACGTACCCGTTCGAGGGCGTCCGCTGCTGGTGCCGCCCGCCGGGCGCGCCGTCCGTCTCCCGCCGGGCCCGGGTCCCGGAACCGGTGGCCGTGCCGCACGAGGACACCGAGCGCCGGATCGCCGAGATCTGGGCGCGCGCCCTGGGCGAAGACGGGCTCGGGCCCGAGTCGGACTACTTCTCCCTCGGCGGCACCTCGATCGCGGCGATCACCGCGTTGCGGACGATGGAACGCGACTTCGGCGTGGACCTGACGTTCGCCGACCTCTACGCCCACCCGACCGTGCGGGCCTTCGCCGCCCGCGTCGAGGCGGTGCGGGCCGAGCGCGGCCCGTCCGCCGAGGTCACGGCCGTGGCGGTGCTGCCGCGCGGGGGCCCGCTGCCGCTGTCGTTCGGCCAGGAACAGCTGTGGTACCTGGACCGGCTGAACCCCGGCAGCGCGCTCTACAACATCCCCCACGACCTGCGGTTGTCCGGCCCGCTCGACGAGGCCGCGCTGGCCGGCGCGGTCGACGACCTGGTCGCCCGGCACGAGATCCTGCGCACCCGCATCCCGAGCGAGGACGGCGTGCCGTTCGTCCGGCTCGTCGAGTCCGCGCCCCGGCTCGTCGTGCGCGACCTGAGCACACTGCCCGAACTCGACCGGCACGAAGCGGCGCAGGAGCTGACCGCGCTGGAGGCCGTCCGGCCGTTCGACCTGGCCACCGGGCCGCTGATGCGCGTCACCCTGCTGCGCCTGGCCGAGGACGACCACGTCCTGGTGTGGACCTACCACCACATCGTCTTCGACGGCTGGTCGCCGACGGTGTTCTTCCGCGACTTCTCCGAGCTGTACCGGGCGCGGCTGGCCGGCCGCGAGCCGGAGCTGCCCGAGCTGCCGTTCCAGTACGCCGACTTCGCGGCCTGGCAACGGGAGCGGCTGACGGGGGAGACGCTGGAGCGCGGACTCGAGTTCTGGCGCACCGAGCTGGCCGGCCCGCCGGTCGCGGAACTGCCGCTGGACCGGCCCCGCCCGGCGGTCCAGACCTTCGACGGCGACCTCGTGGAGTTCACCGTGGACGCGACGGCCGCCGAGGCCGCCCGCCGGTTCAGCCGCGAGCACGGCGTGACGACGTTCGTCACGATGCTCGCGCTGGTCGACGCCCTCCTGCACCGCTGGGCCGGGCTCACCGACGTCGTCGTCGGGGTGGGCACCTCCGGCCGGACGCACCCGGCGACGCACGACCTCATCGGGTACTTCAACAACCTGCCGCCGTTCCGCACGCGCGTCGACGGGTCGCTGTCGTTCACCGACCTGGTCCGGCGCTGCGCGGACACCGTCGCGAAGGTGCTCGACCACGAGGAGATCCCGCTGGAAAAGATCGTCTCGGCGGTGTGCGGGCCGCGCGAACCCGGCCGCCAGCCGCTGTTCGACGTGGCCTACACCTACCAGAACGTCCTGCAGGACACCGCGGAGCTCGGTGGCCTCGGCTGCTCGCAGTACTCGGACGGCGGCCGGATCGCCGGGATCGCGCCGGGCACCGCGAAGTTCGACCTGACCGTCGGCGTCGTCGACCAGCAGGACGGGCCGATGGACGGGTACTTCGAATACGCGACGGCGCTGTTCGACCGGGAGACGGCGGCGGCACTCGCCCGCCTGCTGCCCGGCCTGCTCGACGCCCTGCTGCGCGAACCCGCTGTTCCGATCGGCACCGTCCCGCTCGGCGCCGTCCCGCGCCCCGCCACCACCCCCCGGAGCAGTGAGCCGACCATGACCCCACCTTCCCTTGTGGACAGTGACACGCTCGGCCACGCCGAACGGGTCCTCACCGCGCTCTGCGCGGACCTGCTGACCGACCACCCGGTGTCGCCGAAGGACAACTTCTTCGACCTCGGCGGCGATTCGGTCCTCGGTGTCCGGGTGGCCGCGCGGGCGGCGAAGGAGGGCGTCCACTTCACCCCGCAGCAGCTGCTGCAGTGCCGCACCCTCGGCGAACTGGCGCGGGCGGCGGTCGTCGACGGCCCGGCCGCGCAGCCGGTGCCGGTCTCGACGATGCCGGTCTCGGCGGCGCCGGAGCCCGTCCGGGCGATCCCGCCGACCCCGATCATGCACAGCTTCCTGCACCGGCTGCCGGACGAGGCCGGGGACTTCGTCGACGTGCACACGGTGGAAACGACGCCCGAGGTCGGCGCGGCCGCGATCCGGACGGCCGTCGGGCACCTCCTGGCCATGCACGAACCCCTGCGCTACCGGTTGCGGCGCAACGCACTGGGCACCCGGCTCGAGGTCGGGACCATGACCGTGACCGACGTGTTCGACGCCGTGGTCCTCCCGCCGCTGAGCGAGGACGAGGAACTCGCGATCGTCATGGACGACTGCCAGACGCTGAAGGCGGAGATGGATCCCGCGCGCGGGCCGCTGTTCCGCGTCCGCCACTACGACCGCGGCCGCGCCCGCGGCGGCCTGCTCGTGCTGCTGGTCAACCACTTCGTCTTCGACAACATGTCCACTGTGGTCGTTCTGGACGACCTCGACGTGCTGCTCGCCGACCTCACGGCGGGCCGGACCCCGGACCCGGCGCCCCGGCCGCCGCGGTGGCGCGAGTGGGCCGAGCACCTGCGGGCCATGGCAACCTCGGACGAGCTCGCGGGCGAGCTGACCTACTGGACGGCGACCCTGCGGGCCGGCGCGGCAGCCGGGACGATCGGCAGCCCGCCCGGCGACGACATCACCGCCCGGACGCTGGAGCACCCGGAGCTCGCGCGGCTGCTGGCCGCCGGGGCCGCGCACGGCCGCGAGGCGGCGCTGTGCGCGGTGGCGTGCGGCCTCGCCCGCTGGCAGGACGCGCCGAGCGCGTTCGTGATGACGGAGGGGGAGTCCACCCCCAACCCGTTCCGGCTGGCCGGCCGCGGCCCGTCGGTGGGCTGGTTTACCACCCTGCACCCGCTGGTGCTGCCGGTCGGACGGGGGACCACGGCCCGGGACTGCCTGCCGGAGATCACCGACCGCCTGCGGTCCGTGCCGAACGACGGCGTCGGCTACGGGATGCTGCGCCACCTTTCGCCGGATTCGCCGGGGACGGCCCGGCTGCGCGCACTGGACGAACCGGACGTCCTCGTGCTCCACGGGCCGAGCGACACCTCCGCGTTCGACTCCGGCGTTCGCCTGCTACGGACCCGCTGGGATCTGTCGCTGAGCCTCAAACGCGCGGTCGCGTCGTGGTTCCCGCTGGTCGTGACGACCGCGGTGCGCGAGGGCGCGCTGCGGCTGGCCGTGGCCGGCGGCGTGGGCCAGGACCGGATGGACGCCCTCGCCGACGAGATCCTGGGTGCCTTCGAAGAGCTTCCCTATGCGGCGAACGCGTGA
- a CDS encoding lycopene cyclase domain-containing protein — translation MGQAEYLVVLAACVLVTLPLEFAGARVYRQPRRLARAVLPVALVFLGWDALAIADGVWDYAPGHVTGIRAPFAVPLEEVLFFVVIPICGVLTFEGVELTLAVFRRRARQEARR, via the coding sequence GTGGGTCAGGCGGAATACCTCGTCGTGCTGGCCGCTTGCGTCCTCGTCACGCTGCCGCTGGAGTTCGCCGGTGCCCGGGTCTACCGGCAGCCGCGGCGGCTGGCCCGCGCGGTGCTGCCGGTCGCGCTGGTGTTCCTCGGGTGGGACGCGCTGGCGATCGCCGATGGGGTCTGGGACTACGCACCCGGCCACGTCACCGGGATCCGCGCGCCGTTCGCCGTGCCGCTGGAGGAGGTCCTGTTCTTCGTGGTGATCCCGATCTGCGGAGTGCTGACCTTCGAGGGCGTCGAGCTGACCCTCGCGGTGTTCCGGCGGCGTGCCCGGCAGGAGGCCCGCCGGTGA